One genomic region from Rosa rugosa chromosome 1, drRosRugo1.1, whole genome shotgun sequence encodes:
- the LOC133717114 gene encoding probable ubiquitin-conjugating enzyme E2 18, producing MTSSSASSRKILSKIACNRLQKELLEWQVNPPAGFKHKVTDNLQRWVIEVNGAPGTLYSNETYQLQVDFPEHYPMEAPQVIFVPPAPMHPHIYSNGHICLDILYDSWSPAMTVSSICISILSMLSSSTVKQRPEDNDRYVKNCRNGRSPKETRWWFHDDKV from the exons ATGACCAGCTCCTCCGCCTCCTCCCGCAAG ATTTTGAGTAAGATTGCTTGCAATCGGCTCCAGAAGGAGCTCCTGGAGTGGCAGGTCAATCCTCCGGCGGGCTTTAAACACAAAGTCACTGACAATCTCCAAAG GTGGGTGATTGAAGTGAATGGAGCGCCTGGGACTCTGTATTCGAATGAGACCTATCAGCTTCAGGTTGATTTCCCTGAGCATTACCCGATGGAAGCACCACAG GTTATCTTTGTGCCTCCGGCTCCAATGCATCCTCATATTTATAGCAACGGTCATATATGTTTAG ATATTTTGTATGATTCTTGGTCGCCAGCCATGACTGTTAGTTCCATCTGTATTAGCATTCTCTCCATGCTATCAAGCTCCACTGTGAAG CAACGCCCTGAAGATAATGACCGGTATGTAAAGAACTGTAGAAATGGAAGATCTCCCAAGGAGACGAGATGGTGGTTCCATGATGATAAAGTGTAA
- the LOC133717126 gene encoding D-2-hydroxyglutarate dehydrogenase, mitochondrial → MRMEKLRATGRFLRNSPKVSVFDRRLSSNSGKSIHSSASGYGNGFGKKCRDDVTRKWNVRTCFGLYGYQGKNFRDCMERGVLEDTRRRIQHRGFGSLPEKVQRNASFSTLNSDDISYFKGILGEKNVVEDEERLAIANTDWMHKYRGSSKLLLQPRSTEEVSQILKYCNSRNLAVVPQGGNTGLVGGSVPVFDEVVVNMSLMNNVISFDKVSGILVCEAGCILENLITFLDNQGFIMPLDLGAKGSCQIGGNVSTNAGGLRLVRYGSLHGTVLGLEVVLANGDVLDMLGTLRKDNTGYDLKHLFIGSEGSLGIVTKVSILTPPKLFSVNVAFLACQDYFSCQKLLVEAKRKLGEILSAFEFLDSHALDLVLNHLDGVRNPLPPTIHNFYVLIETTGSDETYDREKLEAFLVYAMEGGLISDGAIAQDINQASAFWYIREGVPEALMKAGAVYKYDLSLPVEKMYDLVDEMRTRLGDSANVVGYGHLGDGNLHLNVSTPQYDDKTLAQIEPFVYEWTSAHRGSISAEHGLGLMKANKIFYSKPTATVNLMASIKKMLDPKGILNPYKVLPHSIDSHS, encoded by the exons ATGAGAATGGAGAAGCTGAGAGCCACCGGTCGTTTTCTCAGAAACTCACCCAAAGTTTCAGTCTTTGATCGGCGATTGAGCTCTAATTCCGGCAAGTCAATCCACAGCTCCGCTTCAG GTTATGGGAATGGCTTTGGCAAGAAATGCAGAGATGATGTTACGCGCAAGTGGAATGTTAGGACATGTTTTGGCTTGTATGGATATCAGGGGAAAAATTTCAGGGATTGTATGGAAAGGGGTGTTCTTGAGGATACAAGGAGAAGAATCCAGCATCGAGGTTTTGGTTCGCTGCCCGAGAAGGTGCAGAGGAATGCTTCTTTTTCGACGTTGAATTCTGATGATATTAGCTATTTCAAGGGGATATTAGGTGAGAAGAATGTAGTTGAGGATGAAGAGAGGCTGGCTATTGCTAATACAGATTGGATGCACAAGTACAGAGGCTCTAGTAAGCTTCTGCTGCAACCCCGGTCCACTGAGGAG GTCTCACAGATTCTTAAATACTGTAATTCCAGAAACTTGGCTGTTGTTCCTCAAGGTGGAAATACTGGTCTTGTGGGCGGAAGTGTTCCTGTTTTTGATGAA GTGGTTGTCAATATGAGTTTGATGAATAACGTAATATCTTTTGACAAG GTGAGTGGTATACTCGTATGCGAGGCAGGATGCATATTGGAAAATCTGATTACTTTCTTGGATAACCAAGG ATTTATTATGCCACTGGACTTAGGTGCGAAAGGAAGCTGCCAGATTGGTGGAAACGTTTCAACCAATGCGGGTGGTTTGCGCCTTGTGCGCTATGGATCACTTCATGGAACCGTACTTG GTCTGGAAGTTGTTTTGGCTAATGGTGATGTTCTTGACATGCTTGGGACTTTACGGAAAGATAATACTGGATATGACCTAAAGCATTTGTTCATAG GAAGTGAAGGATCTTTGGGAATTGTGACCAAGGTTTCCATACTTACCCCTCCAAAGTTATTTTCAGTGAATGTAGCTTTCCTCGCATGCCAAGACTACTTTAGCTGCCAG AAACTTCTAGTGGAAGCAAAGAGAAAACTTGGGGAGATTCTATCTGCTTTTGAATTCTTGGATAGCCATGCTCTGGATTTG GTTCTGAATCATTTGGATGGCGTTCGCAATCCATTACCTCCCacaattcacaacttttatgtTTTGATTGAGACAACGGGCAGTGATGAAACTTATGATAG AGAGAAGCTTGAAGCCTTCCTAGTTTATGCCATGGAAGGTGGTTTGATTTCTGATGGAGCTATAGCACAAGACATAAACCAAGCATCAGCATTCTGGTATATACGCGAG GGAGTCCCAGAAGCATTGATGAAAGCTGGTGCTGTTTACAAATATGATTTATCATTACCTGTTGAAAAGATGTACGATCTTGTAGATGAAATGAGAACACGACTTG GTGATTCAGCTAATGTAGTTGGATATGGCCATCTTGGAGATGGCAATCTGCATCTTAATGTTTCAACTCCACAGTATGATGATAAG ACTTTGGCACAAATTGAACCCTTTGTTTACGAGTGGACATCTGCGCATCGTGGAAGCATTAGTGCAGAGCATGGCCTTGGACTGATGAAAGCTAATAAGATTTTCTACAGCAAGCCAACTGCTACT GTGAACCTGATGGCTTCCATCAAGAAGATGCTGGACCCAAAAGGAATACTCAACCCCTATAAAGTTCTTCCGCACTCAATTGATTCTCACAGCTGA
- the LOC133717121 gene encoding CDK5RAP1-like protein, with protein sequence MLVSGLTVMATSLSSLSSILNQPHCALRLKLQKPCRFALRFLNWKPEEASGIRCYYHRQRTTTRLQRRSLGSRSFSQSSSSLPNHSDGPSLRHFVAQAAAEAQAQAQNVVAPIGRIYHETYGCQMNINDMEIVLSIMKEAGYSEVVDVPENAEVIFINTCAIRDNAEQKVWQRLNYFWFLKRHWKSNVKIGRSQSTRPPKVVVLGCMAERLKDKILDADKMVDVVCGPDAYRDLPRLLQDVDYGQKGINTLLSLEETYADISPVRISKNSISAFVSVMRGCNNMCSFCIVPFTRGRERSRPVESIVREVGELWQEGVKEVTLLGQNVNSYNDASEYEKEAEAGTNWNYSEGFSSLCKVKKVGSRFADLLDRLSTEFPEMRFRYTSPHPKDFPDELLYIMRDRHNICNSIHLPAQSGSSRVIERMRRGYTREAYLDLVQKIRRIIPDVGISSDFICGFCGETEEDHGETISLVKAVGYDMAYMFAYSMRDKTHANRNYDDDVPEKVKQRRLTELIEAFRESTGQCYDSQVGTTQLVLVEGPNKRAPDTELIGKSDRGHRVSFVNVPLPNRDADSNEERNPKVGDYVEVRIQKSTRASLYGEAIAISKLSSFYNIVNEEALACASS encoded by the exons ATGCTAGTCTCTGGCCTCACAGTAATGGCGACCTCGCTCTCGTCTCTGTCCTCGATTTTGAACCAACCTCACTGCGCTCTCCGCCTGAAGCTCCAGAAGCCATGTCGTTTTGCTCTCAGGTTTCTGAATTGGAAACCGGAAGAAGCTTCCGGAATCCGATGCTACTACCATCGGCAGCGGACCACTACTCGGCTGCAAAGGAGGAGTCTTGGCTCCAGAAGCTTCTCTCAGTCGAGCTCTTCTCTTCCGAACCACTCCGACGGCCCCAGCCTCCGCCACTTCGTCGCCCAGGCCGCCGCTGAGGCCCAGGCCCAGGCCCA GAATGTGGTAGCTCCGATAGGCCGTATCTATCATGAGACTTACGGGTGTCAGATGAATATTAATGACATGGAGATTGTTCTGTCTATTATGAAGGAGGCTGGATATAGTGAAGTTGTGGATGTTCCTGAGAATGCAGAGGTTATTTTCATTAATACCTGTGCTATCAGGGACAATGCAGAACAGAAGGTGTGGCAACGCCTTAATTACTTCTGGTTTCTTAAGAGGCACTGGAAGAGCAATGTTAAGATAGGGAGGTCACAATCCACACGCCCTCCGAAAGTTGTGGTTTTGGGATGTATGGCCGAGAGGTTAAAGGACAAGATACTAGATGCAGACAAAATGGTCGATGTGGTCTGTGGGCCTGATGCGTACAGGGACTTGCCACGGTTACTACAAGATGTGGACTATGGTCAGAAAGGGATCAATACTCTTCTTTCACTGGAAGAGACTTACGCTGATATTAGTCCAGTTCGAATCTCCAAAAATTCAATCAGTGCTTTCGTTTCTGTTATGAGGGGTTGCAACAATATGTGCTCTTTTTGCATTGTTCCTTTCACAAGAGGCAGAGAGCGGTCACGTCCTGTGGAATCAATTGTCAGGGAGGTGGGAGAGCTTTGGCAAGAAGGTGTGAAAGAGGTGACACTGCTAGGCCAGAATGTAAATAGCTATAATGATGCCTCTGAGTATGAAAAGGAAGCTGAAGCAGGAACTAATTGGAACTACAGTGAAGGATTTTCCAGCTTGTGTAAGGTGAAAAAAGTAGGTTCACGTTTTGCTGATCTCTTGGATCGACTTTCCACAGAATTTCCAGAGATGAGATTCAGATACACGTCCCCCCACCCTAAAGACTTCCCTGATGAGTTACTCTATATAATGCGAGACAGACATAATATTTGCAACTCTATCCATTTGCCTGCTCAAAGTGGTAGTAGCAGAGTTATAGAAAGAATGCGTCGGGGCTATACCCGTGAGGCATACTTAGATCTCGTGCAAAAGATAAGGAGGATTATTCCAGATGTCGGCATCAGTAGTGATTTCATATGTG GATTTTGTGGGGAGACTGAGGAGGACCATGGAGAGACAATAAGCCTTGTAAAGGCTGTGGGTTATGATATGGCTTACATGTTTGCATATAGTATGAGAGATAAAACCCATGCAAATAGAAACTATGATGATGATGTTCCGGAGAAAGTGAAGCAGAGGAGGCTGACTGAACTTATTGAAGCTTTCCGTGAGAGCACAGGCCAGTGTTATGACTCACAGGTGGGAACTACCCAACTTGTATTAGTAGAAGGACCCAATAAGAGAGCTCCAGATACAGAACTCATTGGCAAGAGTGACAGAGGTCATAGAGTTTCTTTTGTCAATGTGCCATTACCAAATCGAGATGCTGATTCAAATGAGGAACGGAATCCCAAAGTGGGTGATTATGTTGAGGTTCGTATTCAGAAGTCTACAAGAGCGTCACTCTATGGAGAGGCAATTGCTATAAGCAAATTGAGCTCTTTTTATAACATCGTGAATGAAGAAGCTCTTgcttgtgcaagtagttga